CGAGCCGCGCCGGTTCGTCGAGGAGGTCAACTACGTCACCAGCCCGGGCCACGCCGCCGACGGGCGCGGCCGCAAGAACCACCCCGCGCCGGGGGGCGGACCGGACGCCCTGGTCACCTCCAAGGCGACGTTCGGCTTCGCGGACGGCGAACTGTACCTGCGGAGCCTCCACCCCGGCGTCGACGCCGACGAGGTGCTCGGGGACTTCCCGTGGGACGTAAACACCGCGCCCGACGTCGGCGAGGGCGAGGTCGCGACGACGGCGGAGCCGACGGCCGAGGAACTCGACCTGATCCGGACGTTCGACCCCGACGGCTTCTGGACCTGAGCCGCGGCGGGCGTCCGCCGTCGCCCGCGACCGGCCCCCTATCTTTCCGACGATCGATCGGGATAGTAACCGTTAGGTATTTCTTTTAAAACTATGATGAAACAGTCGAGGATGCAGACGAACGTTCCCACCGAGTACCTGCCGGACGAATCGGCCGCGCCGGACTACATCCACGCGGTACCCGAGGCCCACTACCCGAGGGAGATAAACGCCGCCGAACAACTGGTCGACAGGCACGTCCGCGAGGGGCGGGGCGACAACGTCGCCGTCTACTTCGAGGACGAGGAGATCACCTACGCCGAACTGCAGGAGCGAGTCAACCGGATGGGCAACGCCCTCCGGGACGTCGGCGTCGAGGAGGGCGACAGAGTGGTGGTGCGGTTCCCCAACAGGCCGGAGCCGCTCGTCACCTGCCTCGCGGTCCAGAAGATAGGCGCCGTCGCGCTCCCGTCGATGAAGCTCCTGCGGGCGAAGGAGCTCCGCTACATCATCAACAACGCCGAGGCGACGGCGGTCGTGGTGTACGACGACCTGCTCGACGAGGTAAACGAGGCGCTGCCCGACCTGGATACCGTCGAGAACGTCGTCGTCGCCGAGCGCACCGGCGTCGACCACGACCACCACAGCTACGACGACGTGATGGACGCGGCCAGCCCCGAACTCGACGCCGCGGACACCGAGCGCGACGACCTCGCGCTGATGCTGTACACCAGCGGGACGACCGGCCGCCCGAAGGGCGCGGTCCACACGCACCGCCAGATCCTCGCCAGCGCCGACACGTACGCCCGCTACTGCCTCGAACCGTCCGTGGACGATGTGTTCGGCGGCAACCCGCCGCTCCCGTTCGCGTACGGCTACGGCGACCTGGTCACGTTCCCGCTCCGGTTCGGCGCGAGCACGAGCCTCGCGCAGGACGCCGGCCCGGGCGACCTGCTGGAGGCCGTCGACGAGCACGGCATCACGGTCCTCTGTTCGATCCCGACGGCGTTCAACCAGATGCTCTCGGAGTTCCCCGACGGCCCCGAGCAGTACGACGTCTCCTCGCTCCGGGCCGGCGTGAGCGCCGGCGAGCCGCTGACGCCGACGACGTTCGAGTCGTTCAAGGAGGAGTACGGCGTCGAACTGCTCGACGGGATCGGGACGACGGAGATGCTCCACATCTTCGTCAGCCACCGCCACGACGAGGAGATCGACCCGACGGCGACCGGGTTCCCGGTGCCGGGGTACGAGTGCAAGATCGTCGACCCCGACACGGGCGAGGAGTGTGACCGGGGCGAGGCCGGACTGCTCGCGGTCCGCGGGCCGACCGGCATCGAGTACTGGGACCGCCCCGAGAAACAGGAGGACGCCTGCCGGGACGGCTGGTCGTACCCCGGCGACATCTTCGTCCAGCGCGAGGACGGCCGACTGGAGTACAAGTCCCGCGCGGACGACCTCATCATCTCCAGCGGATACAACATCCCCGGCCCGGAGGTCGAGGCCGTCGTGCAGGAACACGAGGCAGCCTCGGAGGTCGCG
The Halostella litorea DNA segment above includes these coding regions:
- a CDS encoding acyl-CoA synthetase, which translates into the protein MQTNVPTEYLPDESAAPDYIHAVPEAHYPREINAAEQLVDRHVREGRGDNVAVYFEDEEITYAELQERVNRMGNALRDVGVEEGDRVVVRFPNRPEPLVTCLAVQKIGAVALPSMKLLRAKELRYIINNAEATAVVVYDDLLDEVNEALPDLDTVENVVVAERTGVDHDHHSYDDVMDAASPELDAADTERDDLALMLYTSGTTGRPKGAVHTHRQILASADTYARYCLEPSVDDVFGGNPPLPFAYGYGDLVTFPLRFGASTSLAQDAGPGDLLEAVDEHGITVLCSIPTAFNQMLSEFPDGPEQYDVSSLRAGVSAGEPLTPTTFESFKEEYGVELLDGIGTTEMLHIFVSHRHDEEIDPTATGFPVPGYECKIVDPDTGEECDRGEAGLLAVRGPTGIEYWDRPEKQEDACRDGWSYPGDIFVQREDGRLEYKSRADDLIISSGYNIPGPEVEAVVQEHEAASEVAVIGSPHEERGEIVKAFVVLADGATGDDELVEEIQNHVKNTLAPYKYPREVEFVDELPRTETGKIRRTELREQEQS